The stretch of DNA TATGATTCTCCATGGGGGATATCTTCTATGTTATAATAAATTTTAAAACCTTTTTTTAGCAATTCTTACATTTTCATCAGTTCGTTTTGAACATCCTTCTATCCGTAAGATGGTATTACATTTTTCTATGATTCGACGAGCAATGGGTATTGTACATAATGTTTTCTTTTTGGATAAAATAATGAAACCTAACAGGGTGAAAAAATGAGATAGGTTAAGATATCTATTTTTTGTGCCGGTTTGCTTTGACAGCACTTAAAAATTCAGGTGTTATTCCGAGATAGGATGCCATTTGTTTTTGAGTGATTTGTTTTGCAGCTAAAGGATACTTTTGCAGAAACATATGATACCTTTCTTCGGCAGATAAAGAAAGGTTTTCTATATTCCGAAGTTGTTCTCTTGTATATGCATTCTCCATCATGATCCTAAAAAAACGTTCAAATTTGGGGACTTTCAGATAGAGATTATCCAGGTCCTTTTTCTGTAGCTGTAGGATAGTACTATCTTCCAGTGCTTCAATATTTAGCATGGCGTGTTTCTGATGGATAAAAGCATACATGTCAGTAATCCACCAATCGGGAGTG from Chryseobacterium piperi encodes:
- a CDS encoding Crp/Fnr family transcriptional regulator, whose translation is MNDSLILKNIAKHVSLNNEEVVYFNSLLKERKIRKKELILKEQQLCKEINFVQSGILRAFYMDAAGKETTILFATPDWWITDMYAFIHQKHAMLNIEALEDSTILQLQKKDLDNLYLKVPKFERFFRIMMENAYTREQLRNIENLSLSAEERYHMFLQKYPLAAKQITQKQMASYLGITPEFLSAVKANRHKK